The Paenibacillus sp. RC334 nucleotide sequence TAAGTCGCTCGGGATGGCGCTGTACCGCAGAAAGCGTCAAATAGCCCCCTAGGGAATGGCCGAACCAGGCAGCCTGTGGAATGTCCAGTTGCTCTTGAAGCTTAAGCACATCATTCGCCATTTGATCAATCGTGTAGGCTCCAAGCGGAGCATCGCTACGTCCATGACCACGCAAGTCCGGAACAATGCAGCGATAGCTTTGGGACAGCAATGGAACAACCTTATCCCAATAGGAAGAGCTTCCACAAAATCCGTGCAACAGGATGATGGGCTCTCCTTTTCCCTGTTCGGCATAGCAGATCGTCGTTCCTTCACATAGTACCTTTTCCATGTGGAACCCTTCTTTCTCTGTATATAATCTATTGGTGCGAATATATTATGATTAGAACATGCTGATGTATATTATTAAGCAGACCATCAATATCTGAAACGGTATCCCTCTGGAAATTCTTGCGAATCTGCTCTTAAGCCAAACCCGCAAGACGCAGCATGGGCTATGTGTGCAGCCATCGTCATGACGAGATGTAGTGATGTCATTTGCAATGTCCAGTAGGGTTTGGGACTACGCTCATTCACAATGGCTGCGACGCTGTAATCTCCGACAGACGGCAGGGCCAGTCCGACCGAACGCGCCGGAGTTAGCGGCTCACGGGCAACCAGAAACATCCCCGCCGATCCTTGCTGCCCCAGACAAGCGTCTATGGCAATCACATGATGGTCCTGGGGAATACGCTCCAAATACGAAACCAGATGATCCGCGTCGCACGGCTCAGTCATGGTGCCTATCACATGTGGAAAGCCCTGTTCCATAAGCATGGTGCCGACCAGCGGTCCCAGTGTATCGCCTGACGAACGATCCGTGCCGATACAAACAAAGGTCAGCTTATTCACCTCATGAAGAGAATGAATTTCCCGAAAAAACGGTACGAGCCCTTTGCGATCTGTTTTTTCTGCATTACTGTCTAAAGAAGAGCGCCTGGATACGGAAGCCCGATTATACAAAGACACCTTCGTCCATCCTCCTTGATCCGGCCGTTGACCGATAATCTGACTTTCAGTACATTCTACAACAAAAACATGGTACAATACAGGCAACTTCCCCTGATTATGAAAGGATGGAACATTAACGATGGATTTGTCTGTACCGTCTCATGCCAACATTGAACATATGATTGAAGGCATCAAAACCAAGCTTCGTATGGCGAGTGGCGCTGCTATGCAGTCCTCCGCTTTCTCTCTGGAGCAATACGAGGATCTCCGTGATGTCTATGAAATGGTGATAAGCAAGCCTAATCTGAGTATTTCAGAAGTCGAGGCCATCGTCTCCGAGCTGGGCAGATTACGTAATCCCTCCTGAATCAGAAGACAGATGCACGCCGTTTAGCTTACTTACAGCCTACCATCTTGGGTGACACTGTTCATGGTAGCGGCCTGTGCCCGTAAATAAAGCTCGTATCTCCGTTCGCATCAACAGACGCGCAACGGGATACGAGCTTTATTTTTTTCATTCTCTGATGGATTTCTTCGCGGATGTCTTTATCATAGATCTGCCAACACTAGTTCAGACACTTCCACATTACCTCTAGCTTGTATTTTTAATTAACAGAGCGGTGCTCCAGTCACGTTTTGCTCTCAAGTTCAATATTGGTTAAGTTTATAGTACGAAAAGATAAATCTATGTACGAAGCCATAAGGAGGAGATTCCCTACATATGCTGTCCCATGAACCTCAGCCATCCCGTTTTTTGCCATACTATTTACGTCGCAGTCTGTACGCATCCATCGTCTTGATTGCCGTTTTGCTTCTCATTGCCTACATTGTTCGATGGATCGGTACAGCTCCTTTTTTATATTGGGATGAACGCATTCAGGCTGCAATCTTTCCAGACACAACGGCGGCTCATCACAAGCCCCTGCCTGTCGCTGTATTCATTACGTCTTTCGGTTCCTTCCGTGTCTCTTTACTCATTGCCCTGGGTATTGCCGCCTTGTGCCGGGTATATCTCCGTTCGAGAGCTTATGCCTTTGCAGTAATAAGCAGCTTTACGGCCATGTGGGTGTTGAACACGCTCATTAAAGAAGTTTTGCAACGGGAGCGCCCATCCCTTCAACATTTGGTAGAAGTCGGCGGCTATAGTTTTCCCAGCGGGCACGCCATGATTTCCATGGGATTTTACGGCATGATTTTTGCCATTTGGGCGATAGAACGAAAAATTCATGAGTGCTCTATCTTCCTTCCCTGCGTTCTTGGCGTACTTTTGATTCTCCTGATCGGGCTAAGCCGTGTCTATCTGGGGGTTCACTTTCCAACCGACATAGCGGGTGGTTATATCGCAGGAATCATTTGGCTCGTGTTTACCGTTCCTGTTATCTATTGGCGAGCACGGCTGCAGGGTTCTCTGCCTCCTTCTGTTCCCCGCCCGTAAGCGGTTCGAGACGGTTTCTTGTTTCACACGGAGTCACGGCGTTTATATACGAAGTAAGCAAGACAACGCAGCACTCTAAACTCAGCACTCACAAAAAGCATTATGATTCTGCTAAACTGAAGGATAAAGGAGGCGATCCGTGTGTGGGGAATAGTATTAAGTATAGTAATGGCTATTATTATCGGATTGATTGGCGACGCTCTCGCTGGCCATGAAATGCCCGGCGGCATTGCAGGCTCTATGATCGCCGGATTTGTAGGAGCTTGGCTCGGTGTCACGCTGCTGGGAAACTGGGGTCCGGTCATCAGTGATTTTGCAGTCATTCCTGCCATACTCGGAACCGCATTATTTGTGTTCCTGCTCGGACTTGTGTCCAGGCTTTTAAGAAGTGCTACCTAACATTTATATATTTTTTTATTCTATAAGAGGAGTGATATGACATGAGTAACATTGATAATCAAAATACGGTAGGTAATACTTCAAGCTTTGCAAAGGGTTTATTCATCGGAGGTTTGATTGGTGCTGCGGCAGCCCTGCTGTTCGCGCCGAAGCCGGGTCGCGATTTGCGCAGCGATTTGTCTGATAAAATTACAGTGGTTGCCGATAAAACAAAAGACGTTGCATCCGTAGTCAGCAACAAAGCAACGGATCTGGCTAAAACGGTTTCCACTAAAACAGAAGATGTAGCTAAAACCATATCTGGTAGTAAAGACATTATTTTATCCAGCGTAGCCAGAGCCTCTGCCGATGTTGCTGATGAAGCAGTCAAGGCTGATCAAGAAATTATGGATGCAACGGCCCAAGCTGCCAAGGAAACGCAAAAACAATTAAACACCACTTCCTAATGACAGGGAATTCTGTGTACAACAAGAATAGACCTTAAAGCACTGAACAGCCAGCATGCACG carries:
- a CDS encoding DUF1128 domain-containing protein; amino-acid sequence: MDLSVPSHANIEHMIEGIKTKLRMASGAAMQSSAFSLEQYEDLRDVYEMVISKPNLSISEVEAIVSELGRLRNPS
- a CDS encoding phosphatase PAP2 family protein; this encodes MLSHEPQPSRFLPYYLRRSLYASIVLIAVLLLIAYIVRWIGTAPFLYWDERIQAAIFPDTTAAHHKPLPVAVFITSFGSFRVSLLIALGIAALCRVYLRSRAYAFAVISSFTAMWVLNTLIKEVLQRERPSLQHLVEVGGYSFPSGHAMISMGFYGMIFAIWAIERKIHECSIFLPCVLGVLLILLIGLSRVYLGVHFPTDIAGGYIAGIIWLVFTVPVIYWRARLQGSLPPSVPRP
- the yyaC gene encoding spore protease YyaC; translated protein: MSLYNRASVSRRSSLDSNAEKTDRKGLVPFFREIHSLHEVNKLTFVCIGTDRSSGDTLGPLVGTMLMEQGFPHVIGTMTEPCDADHLVSYLERIPQDHHVIAIDACLGQQGSAGMFLVAREPLTPARSVGLALPSVGDYSVAAIVNERSPKPYWTLQMTSLHLVMTMAAHIAHAASCGFGLRADSQEFPEGYRFRY
- a CDS encoding GlsB/YeaQ/YmgE family stress response membrane protein, whose amino-acid sequence is MWGIVLSIVMAIIIGLIGDALAGHEMPGGIAGSMIAGFVGAWLGVTLLGNWGPVISDFAVIPAILGTALFVFLLGLVSRLLRSAT
- a CDS encoding YtxH domain-containing protein yields the protein MSNIDNQNTVGNTSSFAKGLFIGGLIGAAAALLFAPKPGRDLRSDLSDKITVVADKTKDVASVVSNKATDLAKTVSTKTEDVAKTISGSKDIILSSVARASADVADEAVKADQEIMDATAQAAKETQKQLNTTS